The Glycine soja cultivar W05 chromosome 3, ASM419377v2, whole genome shotgun sequence genome window below encodes:
- the LOC114406599 gene encoding protein NRT1/ PTR FAMILY 3.1-like, with protein MLKQMSDMDTVENSIRGNGEIAEKEEHQHHTSKTEHRRGGIRTLPFILANELCDRFASSGFHANMISYLTQQLNMPLVSASVTLTNFNGTSSFTPLFGALIADSFAGRFWTIVVASFIYELGLIVITVSAILPHMHPPPCPTQVNCTEASSSQMLILYLSLLLISLGTGGIRPCVVPFSADQFDMTKKGVASRKWNLFNWYFFCMGLASLSALTIVVYIQDNMGWGWGLGIPTIAMLISIIAFVLGSPLYKTVKPHGSPLVRLTQVVAAAIKKRREALPEDDKLLYQNWELDAAISLEGRLLHSDQFKCLDKAAIVTNEEGSDPNAPPNLWKLATVHRVEELKSMVRMLPIWASGILLITASSNQQSFVIQQARTMNRHLSHSLQIPPASMSIFNVLTMMVGVVLYERLFVPFAFRLTKNPSGITCLQRMGVGFVVSIFATLVSALVEIKRKSVAAKYNLLDSPNATIPISVFWLVPQYCLHGVAEVFMVVGHLEFLYDQSPESMRSTATALYCITTAIGNYVGTLLVTLVHKYSGNERNWLPDRNLNRGRLECYYFLISGIQVVNLIYYLICAWFYTYKPLEEIGDINKQEDMEKDIEKIKHENLLEG; from the exons ATGCTAAAACAGATGTCAGACATGGATACTGTAGAGAACAGCATTAGAGGCAATGGCGAGATAGCCGAGAAAGAAGAGCACCAACACCATACCAGTAAGACGGAGCATCGACGAGGAGGCATCAGAACCTTACCCTTCATCCTTG CAAATGAATTGTGTGATAGATTTGCGAGCTCTGGTTTTCATGCAAACATGATAAGCTACCTCACTCAGCAGCTGAACATGCCATTGGTATCTGCCTCAGTCACGCTCACCAACTTTAATGGAACTTCTAGCTTCACTCCTCTCTTTGGAGCTCTCATTGCTGACTCCTTTGCTGGCCGATTTTGGACCATTGTTGTCGCTTCTTTCATCTATGAACTG GGATTGATTGTTATAACTGTATCAGCTATACTGCCCCATATGCACCCTCCACCATGTCCAACTCAAGTGAACTGTACAGAAGCCTCATCCTCTCAAATGTTAATACTCTACCTCTCTCTCTTACTCATATCACTAGGCACAGGGGGCATTAGACCTTGTGTTGTGCCCTTTTCGGCAGACCAATTTGACATGACAAAAAAAGGGGTGGCATCAAGAAAGTGGAACCTCTTCAATTGGTACTTTTTCTGCATGGGGTTGGCTTCTCTTAGTGCTTTGACCATTGTTGTTTACATTCAAGACAACATGGGATGGGGTTGGGGCCTTGGAATTCCAACCATTGCCATGCTCATATCCATCATTGCCTTTGTGTTGGGCTCACCGCTCTATAAGACAGTGAAACCACACGGTAGTCCATTGGTTCGTTTGACACAAGTGGTTGCAGCTGCGATAAAGAAGAGGAGGGAGGCTTTGCCTGAGGATGACAAGCTTTTGTACCAAAATTGGGAGCTTGATGCTGCTATTTCTTTGGAAGGAAGGCTTCTACACTCTGATCAATTCAA ATGTTTGGACAAGGCTGCAATTGTGACAAATGAAGAGGGTAGTGATCCAAATGCACCACCAAACTTATGGAAACTAGCCACAGTCCACAGAGTTGAGGAGCTAAAATCCATGGTTAGAATGCTTCCAATTTGGGCCTCAGGAATATTGCTCATAACCGCTTCATCAAACCAGCAGAGTTTTGTGATTCAACAGGCTCGCACAATGAACAGACACCTCTCTCACTCCCTCCAAATCCCTCCAGCAAGCATGTCCATCTTCAACGTCCTAACCATGATGGTAGGCGTCGTTCTCTACGAACGCCTTTTCGTTCCCTTTGCTTTTAGACTCACAAAGAACCCTTCTGGAATCACATGCCTGCAGAGAATGGGAGTAGGTTTTGTGGTTAGCATCTTTGCCACACTAGTTTCTGCATTGgtggaaatcaaaagaaaatcagTTGCTGCAAAGTACAACTTATTGGACAGTCCAAATGCCACTATTCCTATTAGTGTGTTCTGGTTGGTGCCTCAGTATTGTCTTCATGGTGTGGCTGAAGTTTTCATGGTTGTGGGACATTTGGAATTTCTCTATGATCAATCACCTGAAAGCATGAGAAGCACCGCTACAGCGCTATACTGCATAACTACTGCCATTGGGAACTACGTTGGCACACTATTGGTGACATTGGTTCATAAGTATTCTGGCAATGAGAGGAATTGGTTGCCTGATAGGAACCTCAATAGGGGTAGATTGGAGtgctattattttcttattagtgGGATTCAGGTTGTGAATCTTATTTATTATCTAATATGCGCTTGGTTTTATACCTACAAGCCCTTGGAGGAAATTGGTGATATAAACAAGCAAGAAGACATGGAAAAGGACattgaaaaaatcaaacatgaaaATTTGTTAGAGGGGTAG